From Streptomyces chrestomyceticus JCM 4735, one genomic window encodes:
- a CDS encoding ABC transporter ATP-binding protein yields MADTTIERTPAPLDAPEPADDRTPTVICDNVHIVYKVYGGSAGKGGATAALNRIVRRRPSAGVREVHAVKGVTFVAHKGEAIGLIGSNGSGKSTLLRAVAGLLPPAAGRVYTHGQPSLLGVNAALMNDLTGERNVVLGGLAMGMSRAEVRDRYPGIVDFSGINEKGDFVSLPMRTYSSGMAARLRFSIAAAKSHDVLMIDEALATGDRAFQKRSEARIRELREEAGTVFLVSHNNKAIRDTCDRVLWLEKGELVMDGPTEEVVTAYERGAR; encoded by the coding sequence GTGGCTGACACCACCATCGAACGCACCCCCGCCCCCCTCGACGCCCCCGAGCCCGCCGACGACCGCACCCCCACCGTCATCTGCGACAACGTCCACATCGTCTACAAGGTGTACGGAGGCAGCGCGGGCAAGGGCGGCGCGACGGCCGCCCTGAACCGGATCGTCCGCCGCCGGCCGAGTGCCGGCGTCCGTGAGGTGCACGCCGTCAAGGGCGTCACCTTCGTCGCCCACAAGGGTGAGGCGATCGGGCTGATCGGCTCCAACGGCTCCGGGAAGTCCACGCTGCTGCGTGCCGTCGCCGGGCTCCTGCCGCCCGCCGCCGGCCGCGTCTACACCCACGGCCAGCCGTCACTCCTGGGGGTGAACGCGGCCCTGATGAACGACCTGACCGGCGAGCGCAACGTCGTCCTCGGCGGGCTCGCCATGGGGATGTCCCGCGCGGAGGTCCGCGACCGTTACCCGGGCATCGTCGACTTCTCCGGCATCAACGAGAAGGGCGACTTCGTCTCGCTGCCGATGCGCACGTACTCCTCCGGCATGGCGGCCCGGCTGCGCTTCTCCATCGCCGCCGCGAAGAGCCACGACGTCCTGATGATCGACGAAGCGCTGGCCACCGGCGACCGCGCCTTCCAGAAGCGCTCCGAGGCCCGGATCCGCGAACTCCGCGAGGAAGCCGGCACCGTCTTCCTCGTCAGCCACAACAACAAGGCGATCCGCGACACCTGCGATCGCGTCCTGTGGCTGGAGAAGGGGGAACTGGTCATGGACGGCCCCACGGAGGAGGTCGTGACGGCGTACGAGCGGGGCGCCAGGTAG
- a CDS encoding ABC transporter permease, with protein sequence MPQTLAPPARPAEAPSVVPAAAPPDPGLQALAERYGLTVSGARPPLREYTRRLWARRHFIASFATARLTATYTTARLGQLWQVMTPLLNAGVYYLIFGMLLHTNRGIPNFIPFLCTGIFVFTFTQSTVLAGTRAVSGSIGLVRALHFPRAALPVAHTLIQLQQLICSMGVLAAIVLICGVPVTWHWLLMIPALLLQSVFNTGLALAMARIGAKTTDTAQLMPFVLRTWMYVSGVFYNLSTFTSSAPHLVSVALNCNPALIYIDLTRYALIDTVRAQDLPPHVWPLALGWALLAGAAGYVFFWKAEEEYGRG encoded by the coding sequence ATGCCCCAGACCCTCGCCCCACCGGCCCGCCCCGCCGAGGCGCCGTCCGTGGTCCCGGCCGCCGCCCCGCCCGACCCCGGCCTGCAAGCACTGGCGGAGCGGTACGGATTGACCGTCAGCGGCGCCCGCCCGCCGCTGCGGGAGTACACCCGCCGCCTGTGGGCGCGCCGCCACTTCATCGCGTCCTTCGCCACCGCCCGGCTGACCGCCACATACACCACGGCCCGGCTGGGCCAGCTCTGGCAGGTCATGACCCCGCTGCTCAACGCGGGCGTCTACTACTTGATCTTCGGCATGCTGCTGCACACCAACCGCGGCATTCCGAACTTCATCCCGTTCCTGTGCACCGGGATCTTCGTCTTCACCTTCACCCAGTCCACGGTCCTGGCCGGCACCCGCGCCGTCTCCGGCAGCATCGGCCTGGTCCGCGCCCTGCACTTCCCGCGCGCCGCGCTGCCCGTCGCGCACACCCTCATCCAGCTCCAGCAGCTCATCTGTTCCATGGGTGTGCTGGCGGCCATCGTGCTGATCTGCGGCGTACCGGTGACATGGCACTGGCTGCTGATGATCCCCGCCCTGCTGCTCCAGTCGGTCTTCAACACCGGCCTCGCCCTGGCCATGGCCCGTATCGGCGCGAAGACCACGGACACCGCGCAGCTCATGCCGTTCGTGCTGCGCACCTGGATGTACGTGTCCGGCGTCTTCTACAACCTCTCCACGTTCACCAGCAGCGCGCCCCACCTGGTCTCGGTGGCCCTGAACTGCAATCCCGCCCTGATCTACATCGACCTGACGCGGTACGCCCTGATCGACACGGTGCGCGCCCAGGACCTGCCGCCGCACGTGTGGCCGCTGGCCCTCGGCTGGGCCCTGCTGGCCGGCGCCGCCGGATACGTCTTCTTCTGGAAGGCCGAGGAGGAGTACGGCCGTGGCTGA
- a CDS encoding TetR/AcrR family transcriptional regulator, translated as MAKDGTDMTRTPGVPGGRRAPAGAAVLREEKTEAIRAAVFAELAAVGFARMSIEGIARRAGVGKTAVYRRWRSKLHLVLDVVSAVAAEGLPTPDTGTLRGDVRMLLEVAARALRHPMAAQIIPDLLAEAARSPEIAEALRTALLDSQQGVAAAMVARAVERGELRPKADARLALDLMTGPLYWRLMVVRDELPKTYLDELALAVASALEA; from the coding sequence ATGGCAAAGGACGGCACGGACATGACGAGGACACCGGGCGTACCGGGCGGGCGGCGGGCGCCGGCCGGGGCCGCCGTACTGCGCGAGGAGAAGACCGAGGCGATCCGCGCCGCGGTCTTCGCGGAGCTGGCGGCGGTGGGGTTCGCGCGGATGTCCATCGAGGGCATCGCCCGGCGGGCGGGCGTCGGCAAGACCGCCGTCTACCGGCGGTGGCGCTCCAAGCTGCACCTCGTGCTGGACGTGGTCTCCGCGGTGGCCGCCGAGGGCCTGCCGACGCCGGACACCGGGACGCTGCGCGGCGACGTACGGATGCTGCTGGAGGTCGCGGCCCGCGCGCTGCGGCACCCGATGGCCGCGCAGATCATCCCGGACCTGCTGGCCGAGGCCGCGCGCAGCCCCGAGATCGCCGAAGCGCTGCGCACCGCCCTGCTCGACAGCCAGCAGGGCGTCGCGGCGGCGATGGTGGCCCGCGCGGTCGAACGCGGCGAGCTGCGCCCGAAAGCCGACGCGCGCCTGGCCCTCGACCTGATGACCGGCCCGCTCTACTGGCGCCTGATGGTCGTACGCGACGAACTCCCGAAGACCTACCTGGACGAACTGGCCCTCGCGGTGGCGTCGGCCCTGGAGGCGTAG
- a CDS encoding PIG-L family deacetylase: MPTHPSRWSRRRLLQVAGGGAAAVTAGAVGWAWAGPGMPLSQVADPALEREAAASGAEQAFLHVIAHADDSLYFMNPALEQSVRSGARSVTVCMTGGESDGRNTAEHGRGDRMPPRDRPAFARARTNGLRAAHAVMATGDPLSPWDVEAISLLPGFQVEIQTLRAAPRNQLVFMELVEARTVSEPRARSLRGLWLGAVDVLPTLRSEGTPVQRTFQYTREDVVASLTALLERVRPTVVRTLDPNAVHAPHRPPPTDDPKLRGFQYYDHQDHISSACFTQAALAAYWGGRPTRPTVVENYIGYEAGVLPNNVDLPTARRKAELLSVYGWADGRDCGDRAGCGDRKVGGSALDGWSRNWTRSTRLRAPGSNSWLRPLKDGRLAAFAVLDGTAVCWAETAPGNGTFSGPHRLGGGLLQGQVHAVSHPGGALQLFVSRTVLPAPNHAHRRELLTALQNGTARNGVPAFGPWESLGTPDAAPLKSLETGFPAAAVGQDGTVHVFARDWRGGIAYRSGAQGGDWSLWRHLEAPTASPGSGAGYRLSWTGWTHVWTPRGWCTSWRPVTGPCTTGCRGRRGRYRSPPGTPGCPSPVAR, encoded by the coding sequence GTGCCGACGCACCCGTCCCGGTGGTCCCGACGGCGGCTGCTCCAGGTGGCCGGGGGCGGCGCGGCCGCGGTGACGGCCGGTGCCGTGGGGTGGGCCTGGGCCGGGCCGGGGATGCCGCTGTCGCAGGTGGCCGATCCGGCGCTGGAGCGGGAGGCCGCCGCGTCCGGTGCGGAGCAGGCGTTCCTGCACGTCATCGCGCACGCCGACGACTCGCTGTACTTCATGAACCCGGCGCTGGAGCAGTCGGTGCGCAGCGGCGCCCGGTCGGTGACGGTCTGTATGACCGGCGGCGAGTCGGACGGCCGCAACACCGCCGAGCACGGGCGCGGGGACCGGATGCCGCCGCGCGACCGCCCGGCCTTCGCGCGCGCCCGTACCAACGGGCTGCGGGCCGCGCACGCGGTGATGGCCACCGGCGATCCGCTCAGCCCCTGGGACGTCGAGGCCATCTCCCTGCTGCCCGGCTTCCAGGTCGAGATCCAGACGCTGCGCGCCGCGCCGCGGAACCAGCTCGTCTTCATGGAGCTGGTGGAGGCGCGGACCGTCTCCGAGCCACGCGCGCGGAGCCTGCGCGGGCTGTGGCTCGGCGCCGTCGACGTGCTGCCCACGCTGCGGTCGGAGGGCACTCCCGTACAGCGCACGTTCCAGTACACCCGTGAGGACGTCGTCGCGTCGCTGACGGCCCTGCTGGAACGGGTGCGGCCCACCGTGGTGCGCACTCTCGACCCGAACGCGGTGCACGCCCCGCACCGGCCCCCGCCCACCGACGACCCCAAGCTGCGCGGCTTCCAGTACTACGACCACCAGGACCACATCAGCTCGGCCTGCTTCACCCAGGCGGCGCTGGCGGCCTACTGGGGCGGCAGGCCCACCCGTCCCACCGTCGTGGAGAACTACATCGGGTACGAGGCGGGCGTGCTGCCCAACAACGTCGACCTGCCGACGGCCCGGCGCAAGGCCGAGCTGCTGTCCGTCTACGGGTGGGCCGACGGCCGCGACTGCGGCGACCGGGCGGGCTGCGGCGACCGCAAGGTCGGCGGCTCGGCGCTCGACGGCTGGTCACGCAACTGGACGCGCAGCACCCGGCTGCGCGCCCCCGGCTCGAACAGTTGGCTGCGGCCGCTGAAGGACGGCCGGCTCGCCGCCTTCGCCGTCCTGGACGGCACCGCCGTGTGCTGGGCCGAGACCGCGCCGGGCAACGGCACCTTCAGCGGCCCGCACCGGCTCGGTGGCGGTCTCCTCCAGGGCCAGGTCCACGCCGTGAGCCACCCCGGCGGGGCGCTCCAGCTCTTCGTCTCCCGTACGGTCCTGCCCGCCCCCAACCACGCGCACCGCCGCGAGCTGCTGACCGCCCTCCAGAACGGCACCGCGCGAAACGGCGTACCGGCCTTCGGCCCGTGGGAGTCGCTGGGCACTCCGGACGCCGCGCCGCTGAAGTCCCTGGAGACGGGCTTCCCGGCGGCGGCCGTCGGCCAGGACGGCACGGTGCACGTCTTCGCCCGCGACTGGCGCGGCGGCATCGCGTACCGCAGCGGCGCCCAGGGCGGGGACTGGTCGCTGTGGCGGCACCTGGAGGCGCCGACGGCCTCCCCCGGTTCGGGGGCCGGGTACCGGCTGTCGTGGACGGGCTGGACGCATGTGTGGACTCCGAGGGGCTGGTGCACGTCGTGGCGCCCAGTGACCGGGCCGTGCACCACTGGGTGTCGAGGGAGGCGGGGCAGATACCGGAGCCCACCGGGGACACCGGGCTGCCCGAGCCCGGTGGCCCGCTGA
- a CDS encoding GtrA family protein, which produces MRCRPNRRPYRHPYRRPSRGRSPLGRLPLGRLLRFAVVGGVNTLTFYGCYLALHPWMPYFAAYTLAFLFSMVGSFFLNTYFTYRTRPSWKKFLLFPLTQVTNYVVQSVGLVVLVNWCGLGTRVAPLLAAVLAIPFTYLVSTRILVPGARASGKGGPVGKAGAAVPADEADRRTGDEAQPARFAGPL; this is translated from the coding sequence ATGAGGTGTCGGCCGAACCGCCGTCCGTACCGCCACCCGTACCGCCGTCCGTCACGGGGCCGGTCCCCGCTCGGGCGGCTGCCGCTGGGGCGGCTGCTGCGCTTCGCCGTCGTCGGCGGCGTGAACACCCTCACCTTCTACGGGTGCTACCTGGCGCTGCACCCCTGGATGCCGTACTTCGCCGCCTACACGCTCGCGTTCCTGTTCAGCATGGTGGGCTCGTTCTTCCTGAACACCTACTTCACCTACCGCACCCGGCCGAGCTGGAAGAAGTTCCTGCTCTTCCCGCTCACCCAGGTCACGAACTACGTGGTGCAGAGCGTGGGACTGGTGGTGCTGGTGAACTGGTGCGGGCTCGGCACCCGCGTCGCGCCGCTGCTCGCTGCGGTGCTGGCGATCCCGTTCACCTATTTGGTGTCCACCCGCATTCTGGTGCCGGGGGCGCGGGCTTCCGGGAAGGGCGGTCCGGTCGGTAAGGCCGGTGCGGCCGTTCCGGCCGACGAGGCAGACCGCCGTACGGGTGACGAGGCTCAGCCCGCGCGTTTCGCCGGGCCGCTCTGA
- a CDS encoding glycosyltransferase family 2 protein, giving the protein MKLSVVVPCYDEEEVIGQFDEEIRTVLGQLAVEYELCYVDDGSTDGTLHRIRTLAQQHRPTTRYLSFSRNFGKESAMLAGLKEASGDAVILMDADLQHPPQLIEKMLDLYQLGHDQVIAKRSRDGDKPLRSVCSRLYYRAINKWVDVELTDGVGDFRLLSRTAVDALVSLPEYNRFSKGLFSWIGFDTVTFDYRNARREGGRTKWCFGALVNYGIDGMISFNSRPLRVAIYTGLSLAALAAAYALWIVGAAIAGGITAPGYVTLVAIIVGLGGLQMVMLGLIGEYIGRIYYETKRRPHFLVKETNGTAPTHTPTARVAGRTRR; this is encoded by the coding sequence ATGAAGCTCTCGGTCGTTGTCCCCTGTTACGACGAAGAGGAAGTCATCGGGCAGTTCGACGAGGAGATCCGCACGGTGCTCGGACAGCTCGCCGTCGAGTACGAGCTGTGCTACGTCGACGACGGCAGCACCGACGGCACGCTGCACCGGATACGCACCCTCGCCCAGCAGCACCGCCCCACCACCCGCTACCTCTCCTTCAGCCGCAACTTCGGCAAGGAGTCCGCGATGCTCGCGGGCCTGAAGGAGGCCAGCGGCGACGCCGTCATCCTGATGGACGCCGACCTCCAGCACCCGCCCCAGCTCATCGAGAAGATGCTCGACCTCTACCAGCTCGGCCACGACCAGGTCATCGCCAAGCGCAGCCGGGACGGCGACAAACCGCTGCGCAGCGTGTGCAGCCGGCTGTACTACCGCGCGATCAACAAGTGGGTGGACGTGGAACTGACCGACGGCGTCGGCGACTTCCGGCTGCTGTCCCGCACCGCCGTCGACGCGCTGGTCTCGCTGCCCGAGTACAACCGCTTCTCCAAGGGCCTGTTCTCCTGGATAGGCTTCGACACCGTCACCTTCGACTACCGCAACGCCCGGCGCGAGGGCGGCCGCACCAAGTGGTGCTTCGGCGCCCTGGTCAACTACGGCATCGACGGCATGATCTCCTTCAACAGCCGCCCGCTGCGGGTGGCCATCTACACCGGCCTGAGCCTGGCCGCGCTGGCCGCCGCGTACGCCCTGTGGATCGTCGGCGCCGCGATCGCCGGCGGCATCACCGCGCCCGGCTATGTGACGCTGGTGGCGATCATCGTGGGCCTGGGCGGCCTCCAGATGGTGATGCTCGGCCTGATCGGCGAGTACATCGGCCGCATCTACTACGAGACCAAGCGGCGCCCGCACTTCCTGGTCAAGGAGACCAACGGGACGGCGCCCACGCACACCCCCACGGCCCGGGTCGCCGGGCGGACCCGCCGATGA
- a CDS encoding YfhO family protein: MGAYCLGMTMLGSYPFGTRSRAVNDLGNQFVPFHAHLWDLLHGSTTGDLLLNWNSGYGVPFLADFLTYLMNPFSWLVGLFPRDLAELPVFLVTLGCIGLGSALMTVFLGRVHPGAPWPRALLAVGYGTCAWVVSDGTADPMWMWGLVSLPLTGIAADWCLRRRRWVAGALLVGVSWAGNFYTAAMASLAMALVLAVRLLLATEVPVRDRLRSLARAATMALTGILLAAPAITVTLKASKASRPAPEAVYRGRPPTLDFVAELLPGGRGSVPAPHLFIGMLGLLLVAAFPFVRAVPVRTRVAWYGLAACVAVSFVWKPTLLLWHGLAVPNGSPYRASFVLSALLVIIAWLALAHRPRPRELAAGAVLVALLAALCSGRSVVGPATWVLVAGCGPVVLTALLALARHRARSSVRTLAAAALTCAVFFGSAYAAFSVTAVRDQLAWWEPKITLDGRTIAVHREIKAREDWPRSRTDPGPHEFANNDPLLLGGEGGSYYSSYVPERTARTLREMGGGWYIHGRHLRSVEDPVSRAVLAVSSFRTGPQAGPVDVGRAAAAPLLTVRPGLSADDLDQPRRGAARRGMDVRADPRVGGGSVFARQERLLGARVYEVPTLRLAGGGSGGAGGPAAGSHTAAAPESGAVRPVPRLVDGEWRLPATRRGGAALFTVRCTPGSDVFWYAPWYLGQVRTAGLTSPGFGIRETTANPVKGLGVAPPDGRLTVAFSSPRAQRVPEHPLGCLSRGKLAAAVAGLRKQGPVRLSSSGHGLSAELPAHRTGTAVLAVPAVTGWGCRVDGGAARAPHSFGGLIAVPLGAGATRLDCSYRPPGLLPGLAASGAALGVLAAVAVTCGVRRRRGGARRPPSSLES, translated from the coding sequence ATGGGCGCCTATTGCCTCGGTATGACGATGCTCGGCAGCTATCCGTTCGGTACCCGCTCCCGCGCCGTCAACGACCTCGGAAATCAGTTCGTACCGTTCCACGCCCATCTGTGGGACTTGCTGCACGGCAGCACCACCGGTGACCTGCTCCTCAACTGGAACAGCGGTTACGGCGTGCCCTTTCTCGCCGACTTCCTCACCTATCTGATGAATCCGTTCTCCTGGCTTGTCGGCCTCTTCCCGCGCGACCTGGCCGAGCTGCCGGTGTTCCTCGTCACGCTGGGCTGCATCGGCCTGGGCAGCGCCCTGATGACCGTCTTCCTCGGCCGGGTGCACCCCGGCGCGCCCTGGCCGCGCGCGCTGCTCGCGGTGGGCTACGGCACCTGCGCCTGGGTCGTGAGCGACGGCACCGCCGACCCCATGTGGATGTGGGGCCTGGTCTCGCTGCCGCTGACCGGCATCGCCGCCGACTGGTGCCTGCGCCGGCGCCGCTGGGTGGCGGGCGCCCTGCTCGTCGGCGTGTCCTGGGCGGGGAACTTCTACACGGCGGCGATGGCCAGCCTCGCCATGGCCCTGGTGCTGGCGGTACGCCTGCTGCTCGCCACCGAGGTTCCCGTACGCGACCGGCTGCGCTCCCTGGCCCGCGCCGCCACCATGGCACTCACCGGCATCCTGCTCGCGGCCCCCGCGATCACTGTCACCCTCAAGGCCAGCAAGGCGTCCCGGCCCGCGCCGGAGGCGGTCTACCGGGGGCGGCCGCCGACGCTGGACTTCGTCGCGGAGCTGTTGCCCGGCGGGCGCGGCTCGGTCCCCGCGCCGCACCTCTTCATCGGGATGCTGGGGCTGCTTCTGGTGGCGGCCTTCCCGTTCGTCCGCGCCGTTCCGGTCCGTACGCGCGTCGCCTGGTACGGGCTGGCCGCCTGCGTCGCGGTCTCCTTCGTGTGGAAGCCGACGCTGCTGCTCTGGCACGGGCTGGCGGTCCCCAACGGCAGCCCGTACCGCGCCTCCTTCGTGCTCAGCGCGCTCCTGGTGATCATCGCGTGGCTGGCCCTGGCGCACCGGCCGCGCCCGCGCGAGCTGGCCGCCGGCGCCGTCCTGGTCGCCCTGCTCGCCGCGCTGTGCAGCGGCCGCAGCGTGGTGGGCCCGGCCACCTGGGTCCTGGTGGCCGGGTGCGGCCCGGTGGTACTCACGGCGCTGCTGGCGCTGGCCCGGCACCGCGCGCGCAGCAGCGTACGCACCCTCGCCGCAGCCGCCCTGACCTGCGCGGTCTTCTTCGGGTCGGCCTATGCGGCGTTCTCCGTGACGGCCGTCAGGGACCAGCTCGCCTGGTGGGAACCGAAGATCACGCTCGACGGCCGGACGATCGCGGTGCATCGGGAGATCAAGGCACGCGAGGACTGGCCGCGCTCCCGCACCGACCCCGGACCGCACGAGTTCGCCAACAACGACCCCCTGCTGCTGGGCGGCGAGGGCGGCTCGTACTACAGCAGCTACGTACCGGAGAGGACCGCACGCACCCTGCGCGAGATGGGCGGCGGCTGGTACATCCACGGCCGGCACCTCCGCAGCGTCGAGGACCCCGTAAGCCGCGCGGTCCTGGCGGTGAGCAGTTTCCGCACCGGTCCGCAGGCCGGTCCGGTCGACGTGGGGCGGGCCGCCGCCGCGCCCCTGCTGACCGTACGGCCCGGCTTGTCGGCGGACGATCTGGACCAGCCACGGCGCGGGGCGGCCAGGCGGGGCATGGACGTACGCGCCGACCCGCGCGTCGGCGGCGGCTCGGTCTTCGCCCGCCAGGAGCGGCTACTGGGCGCGCGGGTGTACGAGGTGCCCACGCTGCGCCTGGCGGGCGGGGGCAGCGGCGGCGCCGGGGGCCCCGCAGCGGGGAGCCATACGGCGGCCGCTCCCGAGAGCGGGGCCGTGCGTCCGGTGCCGCGCCTGGTCGACGGCGAGTGGCGGCTGCCCGCGACCCGCCGGGGCGGCGCGGCGCTCTTCACCGTCCGCTGCACGCCGGGCTCCGACGTCTTCTGGTACGCGCCCTGGTACCTCGGCCAGGTGCGGACCGCCGGCCTCACCTCCCCCGGGTTCGGCATCCGGGAGACGACCGCGAACCCGGTCAAGGGCCTCGGCGTCGCCCCGCCCGACGGGCGGCTGACGGTCGCCTTCAGCAGTCCGAGGGCCCAGCGCGTCCCCGAGCACCCGCTCGGCTGCCTGAGCCGCGGAAAACTCGCCGCCGCCGTCGCCGGCCTGCGGAAACAGGGCCCGGTACGGCTCTCGTCGAGCGGCCACGGGCTCTCCGCCGAGCTGCCCGCGCACCGCACCGGCACGGCCGTCCTCGCCGTCCCGGCCGTCACCGGCTGGGGCTGCCGGGTGGACGGCGGCGCCGCCCGCGCCCCGCACTCGTTCGGCGGCCTGATCGCCGTACCGCTCGGAGCGGGCGCCACGCGCCTGGACTGCTCGTACCGGCCACCCGGGCTGCTGCCGGGGCTGGCGGCGAGCGGCGCCGCGCTGGGGGTGCTGGCGGCCGTGGCCGTCACCTGCGGCGTGCGGCGGCGCCGGGGCGGAGCGCGCCGCCCGCCCTCGTCGCTCGAATCGTGA